The nucleotide window CGGGGTGCGGCTGCGTGGTCAGGATCAGCCAAGCGCGTGTACAGCTCTGGCACAAAGAGTGCGTGGTGTTCTCCGCGATCGGTGCGAGATCGGTCGAGTGCGTAGCGCACACCGTCAACGGTTCGGTGCCGATCAGGACGCCGTGGTGAGCGGTCCCGTTCGTGGGAGAGATAGACAGCCGGATCATGGGCAGGGACAAGCAGACCTCCAAGGGTCAGTGTGGGGCGGGTGGGTGACGAAAGGCTCGTCAGAGAAAGTCGAAACGGCCGGGCAGGGCGGCGAGCGTGCGCGCGTCGTCGGCCGCTCTGTCAGCCTCGACGCGGGCGAGCGTGACCGCGCATTCGCCGTACTCGCGCGCGTTCAGCTCTCCGGCCTCGGTGCACTGCCCGTCTTCGATGATGTACCGGGTCACCGTCCGGGCCGGGCCCGAGTCGGTGGGGGCATCGGACACCAGCGACAGCACCGACGACCCGCACCGATTACCCGCATCCTCCAGGGCCCGGTCTACCAGGCGCGTCAGACGGTCAAAGCGCTCCATGCTCACCGGCCCGAGCACAAGGGTGTTGCCGCCCAGGTAGAGGAATTCGGCGAGCACTTCCTGGGCAACCAGCGGCCGGATGACGTGCAGGTAGTGACGTCCCGGCCCGGCCGCCGCAATGGCATTGGCGACCGCGAGTCTTCCAGGGGACAGGTATGAAACCGACAGATCGGTGTCCTTTCGCAGCGGAAGCGACCGCCCGGGGCGACGGGCGGCCGGCATGAGGAGGCGTCGTCGTCAGTCACGGCGCACGACGGTGAGCCGCTCTTGCGCGCCCTCGGGCAGGGTGCGCCGAGGCACGGGGACCGGGGAGGCGAGCGAGGCGGCGAAGGCCGCGACCAGGTCGTGCGGGACGCTGGCGCTGAAGCTGGCGCACCACAGATAGGGTGCGCCCAAAACAGGTTCCGCCCACGCCTGCCAGCCCATCAGATCGGGGCGCGGGTCGGCGTCCTGAATGAGCTTGGGCAGTTCCTCCAGCGACACGCTGGAAGCGAAGCCGGGGTCCGTGGCCGCGGTCGCGGGGCGGTCCACGTCCCGGATCCAGCCCTGTGAGACAAGCGCGGCCATGACCGCCTGAGGCCCGTCGAACCCGATGTCGGGCGCCTCGCGGGCGTCGAGCGCGACGAGGAGGTCGGCAAGCGCCTCATGCGGGACGCCCGTGGTGAAGTAGGCGTTCCACTCCGTCAGGGCGCTCGCGGCATGCGGACGGGCGGACAACTGCCACGCCACGGGCAGTCCGCCGAGTTCAAAGGGGTAGCTGGCGAGGATCCACTCGGCGCCGCGCAGCTCGTCCGGGCTCACGTACAGCAGGGTGTGGCGGGAGGTCGGCCACAGCCGCCAGCCCAGGCCGGTCAGCAGGTCGCCGATCCGCTCGCCGAGCGCGCCGTCGTCGCCGGCCAGGTGACGCGGGGTGACCCAATACACCGCCTCCTGCGGGTCGGGGTGGGCAGGGTCGTGGGGGTCGTGCGGGTGCAGGGGCGCCTCCGTAGGGTCGTTGGTGGTTCAGCTGCCGTCGTCGCGTGGCCCGGTCGCCCTGCGACGGCGGCGTGCGGGAGCCTCGGTCGGCTCGTGCCAGGTGAGTTCGACGGCGACGTCCGGTGGGAGGTGGCCGACCTGCTCGGCGTCCTTGGCCTCGGTGATGAAGACCAGCGGGTCACCGTTCTCGTCCTGGGCAGCGATCACCCCGCCGATACGGTGGGCCATGGGAAAGAGCGGGTTGATGGCGAGCCGGGCCGGCGCGTCGTGATCACAGGCGGACAGAAGGTCGACGAGTTCGCCGACGGTCATCTCGTGCAGATGCGGTTCGTCCACAGCGTTCTCCTCGCGGTAGCGGACAAGGGTGTCCCGAAGCTGGGCAGGGTATGCGGCGCGCAGGGCGCCCGGTGGTGTGGCGTCGGCCCCGCTGTTCAGAGCGGCTGGGAGGTGGCGAGGACCTGTGCCACGGCAGCGGCGACGATGGCCGCCGGAGTCTCGGTGTCGAACGACATCCGGTACCCGCGGACCTTCGCGGTACCGGTGACCGCGATCACCCAGCCCTCACCGTCGGTGCCGCGACGACCCGTCGGAAACCACCCGAGGTAGAACCGCCCGTCCTTGCTGTTCACATGGACATCGGCGCGGTCATCCACGACCAGCTTGAAATCGGCGTCCGTGAACTGGTCGATCACCAGCGTCGGCTGGCCCGGCCCGAGCTTCCAGGAACGCAGCCTCAGGGCCTCGACAGTCGCGGCAAATCCGGGCTGGGCAACCTCCACGGTCACCGGCATCACCTCTCTGACCTGGCACTTTTCCTGGAAGGCGTTCACGTTGACATGCCCCAGGAGCGTTGGCCAGTCCTTCTGCGATCTTTCCTGTCTGCCCCAGGCGAACTGTTGTTCCTTGCCATCCAATCGAGGCGCTTGACAGCGAACCCAGTCGTCCGGGGTGCCAGGGGGTGTCGCGGCGCCTGGGGCACACGGTTTCGCCACAGGTGTGTTCCTCACCTCAGGTCGACGACGAGTGCAGACCAAAATCGCGGGCCTTAGTCAGCTACTGGACGAGGTATTCGTGGAGGTTCGGGGGCGTGGGCTGCTGGTCGCACTCGAAGACCACGCCGTACGGCATGCCCGCTCCCTTATTGCTGCCTGGGCATGCCTCAACACTTCGTCGCCATCCGCTTGGCGCAGTCGAGACAGAAGTCGACGGTTTCGTCGAAGCGGTTGTCCAGCAGTCCCCCACAGTGGCAGTAGCCCAACCGGTCGAAGACGGCCGCGCAGCCGAGGCACAGGTGGATCGCGTAGTCCGGTGCCTCCGTGAGGGGGCAGGTGGCCTTGACGAGGGCGGGGGCGGAGCAGGCCGGACACCAGTGAATCGGTGGCGTCTCATTGTCGTGGGGGTCTTTTGCGACGTTGCGGACCATGGCGCCCCAGACGTAGTCCTCGGCGGCTGCCTCGCCGTCCGACCACTGTCGGTAACAGAAGCGGCACGAGATCGGGGCGCCGGCGACCAGGGCGGCCATCCCGCACTCCGGGCAGTGGACCGTGGTATCCGCGCAGGCGTCCAGGGTCTCCCGCAGTCCGGCCATCCGTGTGGCGATCAGCCGGGTGATGGTGTGCAGCCGGTGGCGGATGCCCTCCATACTCGCGTCGACCAGGGCCTGTTCAGCGGTAGGCACATGTGGGCGAAGATGCTCGTTGATGAATGTGAGGAGGAAGTCCAGCACGGTAGCTGTCTGGGCCTCCACGGCGTGAGCCGACTGGGTGAGCCCGTAATGCTGAAGGGCGTTGCGTGTCTTGCCCAGCTTCCTGACCGCTTCGAGTTGCTGCGCATCGAGTTCGAGGCCGACGATGTTCCGTAGGCGTTCCAAGGTCTCGTCGGTGCCACAGCTAAGGAAGTCCCCGCTAGTGAACTTCTGGTGGCTGGCTCTGCCGGGATCCTTTACCACCAGCGTCCAGTGTGCCTGCTGAAGGCGGGCCTTGAGCAGGACTTCCGTGGCGGCCTGGAGGTGGAGGACTGCGTACTTGAGGTCGCGCGGCGTCGGGTGTGAATCTCTGCCGTCGGGTTCCTCGTCGTCGGAGAGGTGGCTAACTACACTGTCGAGGTAGTCCAAGCCGTTGAGAACGGGCGGGAACGCCACCGGGGTTCGCTGCAGCGACGCCGTAACCGGCTCTGGCCTGGGGCTGGGCACAGGGGCCCAAGGGGCGCTCACGCAGCATTCCGTTCAAAGATCTTAATGGCGATGTATCGCGTGCACAGGCGGTCCGGCAACACGGCAGCGAGCTCCCAGGGCATCTCGGTGGGCGGGATCCCATCGGTCATTTGCTCCCCTTGCGCTCTAGTAGGACTCCGTTAGGTCTTCCTGTCGGGCCTGTTCGGGAGCATGTTGGGTGTGTGGACGCACATGAAGTGAACCGTGTACGGGCGGCGTTGGCGTTCTACGTGGCGGATGTGTTCGCGTCGGTACCGCGCAAGGACCAGCGGGCCAAGAGCGACTGCTATCTGCGGGGACTGATGCTTGAGGGCCGCCGTAAGTCGATCCAGGCGATGGCCACGCGGCTGCCGGACGGCAACGAGCAGAACCTGCAGCAGTTCGTGAACCAGTCGACCTGGGATCCGGTGCCGGTGCAGCGGCGGATCTGCGAACGGATGCTGCCGCTGATCGGTCCGGCGGCGTGGGTGATCGACGACGTGTCGGTGCCCAAGGACGGGAGGATGTCGGCCGGGGTGGCCCCGCAGTACTGCGGGGCTCTGGGGAAACGGGCGAACTGCCAGGTCGCGGTCAGCGTCCACGCCGCGAGCGATACCGCCTCCTGCCCGCTGCAGTGGCGGCTGTTCCTGCCCCGGGAATGGGCTGCGGACACCGGCCGCCGGGCCCTCACCCGCGTCCCGCCCGAGGTCACGCACCGCGAGAAGTGGCGCCTGGCCCTGGAGATGCTCGACACACTGGCAGGCTGGGGCATGAACCCACCGGTCGTGGTGGCCGATGCCGCCTACGGAACCAACGCGCACCTGCGGGCCGCCCTTGCCGACCGCCAACTCGCCTACGTCCTGGCCATCCGTTCGGACGTGAGCGCCCACCCCTTCGACGCCGAGCCCGAGGCCCCGGCCCGCAACGGGGATACCGGCTGCTGGCCCCAGCCCCGCTACCGGCACCCCGCGCCCTCGGTGGCAGCCCTTGCCGCCGGCCTTGGGCAGGAGGCGTTCACCTCTGTCACCTGGCGGCTCGGGTCGAGAGGGGAGTTGCGCTCCCGCTTCGCCGCCGTGCGCGTGCGGCCCGCGGGCAAGGCCGTCGAGCGTCCCATCAGGGCTGCGGCCTCAGCTGAACAGGGGTGGTGGGACGGGATCCTGCCCGACTGTTGGCTGCTGGTCGAGTGGCCCGCCGATGCCGAAGCGCCTACCGACTACTGGCTGTCCAACCTGCCGGACGACACCCCGATCGCCGACCTGGTGCGTCTGGCCAAGGTCCGCTGGCGCATCGAGCACGACTACCGCGAACTCAAGCACGGCCTGGGACTTGACCACTTCGAGGGCCGTTCCTGGCCTGGCTGGCACCACCATGTCACCCTCGTGACCGCCGCCCACGCCTTCCTCACCGAACAGCGCCTGGCCCCAAAAGTCCTCGCACCGGTCTCACCCTCTACCAAGTCCTTGACACCCTCCAGGACGTCCTGAGGTGCTGGACCGGCATCTGCACCACCTGTCACCAACCCCTACCCGCCAGGACACACACGACGCCAAGATCAAGACAGACCTAACGGAGTCCT belongs to Streptomyces graminofaciens and includes:
- a CDS encoding DUF317 domain-containing protein, giving the protein MYWVTPRHLAGDDGALGERIGDLLTGLGWRLWPTSRHTLLYVSPDELRGAEWILASYPFELGGLPVAWQLSARPHAASALTEWNAYFTTGVPHEALADLLVALDAREAPDIGFDGPQAVMAALVSQGWIRDVDRPATAATDPGFASSVSLEELPKLIQDADPRPDLMGWQAWAEPVLGAPYLWCASFSASVPHDLVAAFAASLASPVPVPRRTLPEGAQERLTVVRRD
- a CDS encoding DUF317 domain-containing protein — encoded protein: MPVTVEVAQPGFAATVEALRLRSWKLGPGQPTLVIDQFTDADFKLVVDDRADVHVNSKDGRFYLGWFPTGRRGTDGEGWVIAVTGTAKVRGYRMSFDTETPAAIVAAAVAQVLATSQPL
- a CDS encoding IS701 family transposase, which translates into the protein MDAHEVNRVRAALAFYVADVFASVPRKDQRAKSDCYLRGLMLEGRRKSIQAMATRLPDGNEQNLQQFVNQSTWDPVPVQRRICERMLPLIGPAAWVIDDVSVPKDGRMSAGVAPQYCGALGKRANCQVAVSVHAASDTASCPLQWRLFLPREWAADTGRRALTRVPPEVTHREKWRLALEMLDTLAGWGMNPPVVVADAAYGTNAHLRAALADRQLAYVLAIRSDVSAHPFDAEPEAPARNGDTGCWPQPRYRHPAPSVAALAAGLGQEAFTSVTWRLGSRGELRSRFAAVRVRPAGKAVERPIRAAASAEQGWWDGILPDCWLLVEWPADAEAPTDYWLSNLPDDTPIADLVRLAKVRWRIEHDYRELKHGLGLDHFEGRSWPGWHHHVTLVTAAHAFLTEQRLAPKVLAPVSPSTKSLTPSRTS